Proteins encoded within one genomic window of Setaria italica strain Yugu1 chromosome IV, Setaria_italica_v2.0, whole genome shotgun sequence:
- the LOC111255707 gene encoding uncharacterized protein LOC111255707: MENAKWQCECELVAAALVAETVEAAEVRCDGIADGKEGGNKHTLRFFSYVIRSSTFLRTSVRLSPPPFPRSCNNSSRRPPLFSGSTFLLPSTSSCHFKPQPPPARRGPPRFSLCSVSFVSSLYGDADADPSPAAPLSLLRTSSLPTETEEERWRRREMQSRRRLEAPRKRVEHRTPWAATGRCPSQACSSGGPSPVGSEGSTSVNTAEQG, encoded by the exons ATGGAGAACGCCAAG TGGCAGTGTGAGTGTGAACTTGTGGCGGCTGCGCTGGTAGCGGAAACTGTTGAGGCAGCAGAGGTGCGGTGCGACGGCATCGCAGATGGAAAG gagggtggaaacaaacataCCTTAAGATTTTTTTCTTACGTCATCCGGTCCTCCACTTTCCTCCGTACGTCCGTCCGCCTCTCGCCTCCCCCTTTTCCCCGATCCTGCAATAACTCCTCCCGTCGGCCTCCTCTTTTTTCCGGATCCACTTTCCTCCTCCCGTCAACCTCCTCCTGCCACTTCAAaccgcagccgccgcccgcccggcgcgGCCCCCCCCGGTTCTCCCTCTGCTCCGTCTCCTTCGTCTCCTCCCTCTACGGGGACGCCGACGCTGACCcgtccccggccgcgccgctctCACTGCTGCGCACCAGCTCGCTGCCCACCGAGACCGAGGAGGAGCGCTGGCGTCGCCGCGAGATGCAGAGCCGCCGGCGCCTCGAGGCGCCGCGGAAGCGCGTCGAGCACAGAACTCCATGGGCGGCGACCGGGCGCTGCCCAAGCCAGGCGTGCAGCTCAGGAGGTCCGTCGCCCGTCGGCTCGGAGGGGAGCACCTCTGTCAACACCGCGGAACAAG GTTGA